In the Puntigrus tetrazona isolate hp1 chromosome 9, ASM1883169v1, whole genome shotgun sequence genome, one interval contains:
- the LOC122351156 gene encoding granzyme B-like, giving the protein MFFYSFLFLLVTSLADGMESGIIGGKEAKPHSRPYMASIQCRNHHTCGGMLIREDFVLTAAHCLNYNVNDQVHLEVVLGAHNLTKVEKSQQRIPVMKLIQHPRFKKNNEHDYSYDIMLLKLKKKAKLNKYVKVMPLPKKSGKTPANVKCSIAGWGSKTASGKRASDVLREVGLKLQFSFECKNKWQQYFDSERMICSASDGKHAFCWGDSGSPLICNTKAQGIASYTIDSSCTSTKYPQSYVKISYFLPWIKENIA; this is encoded by the exons atgtttttttattcttttctttttctccttgtTACTTCTTTGGCTG ATGGGATGGAGAGTGGTATTATTGGAGGAAAAGAAGCTAAACCTCATTCCAGGCCATACATGGCATCTATTCAGTGCAGAAATCATCACACCTGTGGAGGGATGCTGATCAGAGAGGATTTTGTACTGACAGCGGCCCACTGTTTGAA TTACAATGTCAATGATCAGGTCCACTTGGAGGTTGTTCTGGGAGCTCACAACCTTACCAAGGTGGAAAAGAGCCAGCAGAGAATCCCAGTGATGAAACTCATCCAACATCCTaggtttaaaaagaacaacGAGCACGACTACAGCTATGATATCATGTTACTAAAG CTGAAGAAGAAAGCcaagctgaataaatatgtgAAAGTTATGCCTCTTCCTAAGAAAAGTGGAAAAACACCAGCTAATGTTAAATGCTCTATAGCTGGTTGGGGGTCGAAAACAGCAAGTGGAAAACGGGCATCGGATGTGTTGCGGGAAGTCGGTCTCAAACTGCAGTTCAGCTTTGAATGTAAAAACAAGTGGCAGCAGTACTTCGATTCTGAGAGAATGATCTGTAGCGCTTCAGATGGGAAACATGCTTTTTGTTGG GGGGATTCAGGAAGTCCTCTTATCTGCAATACCAAAGCACAAGGAATTGCTTCATATACCATTGATAGCAGCTGTACAAGTACCAAATATCCTCAATCTTATGTAAAAATCTCATATTTCCTCCCCTGGATTAAAGAGAACAttgcatag